CAAGCGCAATGACGTAGGGCATGCAGCCATGTTGGTGACCGATATGCAGCATCTTGCTGAATCGTGGCGACAGCGGGTATGTGGACAGCCGGTGTCCAATCGGGGTAATCTGGCCACTGGCCGAGAGAGCTCCAAGGTTCTTCAGCAACTTCTCGGCCTTCGCCAATCCTTGACGGCTAGGAGGCGTAGGGAACGGGAAGTTGATCACGTTGTGAAGACCCATGCTCTTCATCTGCAGCACGACACCCTCAATGGGCGTGCGCAGGATCTCCGGGTCGGTGTATTCCGCAAACTCTCCTTCATAGACTGCTGATGAGTAGAGGCGATAGCAGTGACCGGGCCCAGTACGACCAGCACGACCAGCTCGCTGGTTTGCGCTGGCTTTACTAATCCAGTCAATTTGGAAGCGCTGCACACCTGTCGACAGATCGTACTGCTTCTCCTTGGCTCGTCCACAGTCAAACACGTACTTGATGCCAGGAATTGTAAGACTGGTTTCCGCCACGTTGGTCGCGAGAACAATCAGCCGTGAGCCTTCCGGTGGTGTTTCGAACACCTTGAGTTGCTCCTTTGTAGGGAGCTGCGAGTACAGCGGCAACACATGTACCTTTGTGGACGCGTCCATTGCCTCCTCGCCCAGGTTGAagtcttcgtcttcctcggGATCGTCGTCGAGGCCAGTGATCTCCAGATCGCTGTCGTCATCCTCCATGTTGCCGGGGGCGGCCATCTCTGTGGCCCCAAGTTCCATATCTTCGGCCTCAATAGGAGCATCGTTGGCAGAGATCTGAACCTTCGCCTGGGCGACTTCACCCCGTTGCGTAGGCTTGAATGCCTGCTTCAACCGCTTCGAGAGATGCCTAATTTCGTTCTGACCAGTCAAGAACACAAGCATGCCTCCAGGTGGCAGCTTCCGGTGTCCCCGTGATACCTTCCGGTATGCTTCTTCAAGATAGTCGCGGTGCGTCCGTCTAGCAAAGTGCACAGTGACAGGATACTGGCGGCCTTCAGCCTGAACAAGAGGGGGTGCTCCATGGCGGAAAAGGCTTGGGTTCTGCATGAAGTCCGAAATTCGCAACGTCGCAGACATGACCACGAGCTTCAATGGCTTGACGGACGGGTCCTCTTGCATCATAGTCTTCCGCAAGTCCACGATACGGCTGATCATACCAATGAGAATATCCGTGTTGACGCTTCGCTCATGCGCTTCATCAATGACGATGATGGAATATTTGAGCAATGCAAAGTCCTCCGCAATCTCCCGGAGCAAAATACCATCGGTCATGAATTTAATAGCGGTCTTGCTGCTTGCTGTGCTTTCGAAACGAATTTGATATGAGACCTGTTTTGAATACTGGCCCAACTCATCGCCAACACGCTTTGCCATACTaacggcagcgacacgacgAGGCTGGGTGACACCAATCATGCCTGGGTTAGGGCTGTCAGGGTTGCCATAACCAGCTTCAAACAGGAACTGTGGCAGTTGTGTTGTTTTACCACTACCAGTAGCTCCCCAGATGACAATAGCTGGGTTGTTGTGAATGGCTTCCATGATCTTTTGTTCCTCACCCACAACCGGCAATCCCAAACGTGCGTTTTGGATATCTTCCGAGCGATCAACTTGGACACTGAAGGCTTTGCGGTTGGGGTCTCCTTTCGTGACTTGCAACTCGGCGGGTAACGGTTCCTCCATTTCGACTGTGTTTTTCGCCTCTTTTCGCGGAGGTTCGAATGCTTGCGGCACTTCGGGTACTTCGACTGGTCCTGTAGTCGGTGTGAAACCCACGGTTTCATTGATTACTTGCTGTGCCCATGCTTTGAACGCAGACCGGCGTGGTGGAGCGTCTGACCCCGAGTCgctatcttcttcctcgtcttcgtcttcgtcgctgtcctcctcgtcatcctctAACTCGTCTTCCGAAGCCTCATCTTCGCTCTCGCCCTCGGAAACATCCGATTCATTTTCCTTATCATCGctatcctcctcttcatcagaGTCAAATCCCTCCCATGGCACTTCCTCCACTGTAGCCGCTGCTTTTGCTTTTGGCGcgcgcttgcgcttcttgagCAATGGAAATCCGTCCGGTCCAACTTCAAGAGGGCGCTTCAGTCCACTTCCGATGACTGCTGGCTCCTGGGGCTTCGACTCATTTTCGACCTTGGTTTCCATTGTAGGGCCTGCTTTAAGTTTGAGGTCCGATTCGTCAGTCTCATCGCCGGAGAGGTCGTGTTGGGCGTGTTGCGCCGGAGTTTCATTCGTCGTTTCAAGGGACTTGGCCGTCGAGTCATCCTGTCGCTTGCGTTTCCCAATTTCTCTGGAGCTCCGAAGGCTGGAGGTATCGACTTTCTGCTGCGCGAGTTTCTTCAACAGTTCGAggttctcttctttcttgagTTTGTTTTCCTGCGTGAGGTTAGAAAGATTCTTGAATTCAATTCAACCGCACATACAATATATTTATCGAGACGCTTTTGTTTCTTGGCCGAAACATGCTCATGTTGCGATCTCAATTCCTCTCTGAGATTCTGGCGTCTTGCTTCCCTCTCGCTCTTAGAGGCGGGCTGGATCTCGGAGACATTGGTGTCTACCGGAGCAGCTTTCGCGGCCTCCTTCTGCCTGTGTTTTTGCTTTCGCTGACGAGGGACAAACTTGGGCATTATGGCGAAATTTCTTTATCTCTAATAGGACAAAGAGGCCCAATTCATAAAAATAAACCGGCTGCGAAAGATTCTTGTAGATAAGATCTCGGATGAAGAAAAAATCGGCCGCATTGCCCGGGCGGTGGGATACTGCCGAAAAGCGGTATGCAAGCACACTCACCGCCTTTGGATACCACAAGACCCCCTCCATGCCAGCCCACTATTACTATTCTGTCTGCAGTtcagaaaggaaaaggaaaatgtCTACCGCTATGTCTGATCCATTTGATCTCAGCCAGCTCCAGCAGCCTTTACATCTTCCGTTTCCGGCAACTACAAAGCAGGCCGCTGGCAAAGTCAATGGCGTCCAAACAGAGGTCGTCTACATAGAATTCGCCGATAAAATCCTCGTAACAATCTCTCAGAGGGGTCGTCTGGCTCATTGGGTGCGTGCTCCATCTGCCATTGCGGTAATCCATTGACTAACAATATGCAGCTCCATGTACCCCTGGAAAACCACAATCCAGGCACGGAGGGATTCCACATGATCCCCGATTCCTCCGAGGACAGTCTCCTTCCGATCAGTAACTTGACTGCGACTTCAGTTCTGGGCGGCCGGGTTCCTGGGCAGGAGACGATTGGTCAGCTTTATGCTCGTCAGATTGCAAGTGCCATCGTGACGAAGTCGCCCGATGAGAAGAGATTGCTTGTCGTTGGGTTGGGGTTGGACACTGCTGAGGCTGATCGAGATATTTTCTTTGGTATCATTGAACTTGTTCTTCAATGTGTCTAGAAAATTTCTCGGTATGGGAGAGATGGAGGGATAGGGTTGGCCTCCCCGATATTATTGATCTCAAGTAACCCGGGTGAGAAAATCCCTTTTGTCGGGACTGAGACCGCCAATTCTAATCGAAAGCCCCGAAAAAGACCTTAGCAAAGTTTCGTCGAAACCTCTCCGTCAAGAATAGTGAGATTGAGAGACATGCTATGCAAAGCCCTGCAGATTGCCTGCGACAGTCACTACGGCACTTAGGCCGGAGAAAAACAACCGTTCGAAGGTGCTCTCCCCGTCTAGGTAATACAACGTCCGGTATTTATGAAATTGCGCCAAGGAATTCAGTATACTGGAAGTCTGCTGTGATCTAATCTTTTTCAACTGGGATCAATCTCAGCGGTGGAAAGTGGAAAGCCTACATCAAGAGCTGTTCTGAAGTAGTCTTAAACTATAGCAGCACTGATATATTGAGCGCAACTGGACACTAGAACCATAATAAAATGACATCTCCATTGAAAATCCGAATCTACGAAGTAGACTCCAACACATCGCGTATAGCTAGTCTCTTGGCACATCCTATTTCACAGAAAGCCAAAATTTGGACGAATGTTTGCATTCGCATTTCTTAATTGGAACATTACAGTCACGTGCAATGGCGGAACCAGGGCGTCTGACATTCACCGATTGACTCCATCTTTATTTTTCTATCTTCTTTTATTATGGAATTTGTGGCATGAGCTTGCAATATACTGTAGTCGATATTTCTCATATCCCTGGAAAATATCGCACCCGCTTGAGCGACTTTTATACGCGTCGTCGCGGTGGTTTCATCATAAACAAGAATTCCCATATACTACCGACTTTTATAGCAGGTTTTCCCACAAAGGACTTGTGGTCTCTTTTTACTTAAATGCCCGTTGCTCTCTAAAATTGTGGGTCTTTTTGTTTCATTCTCTGAAACAGCCACGGCCACCACGGGTGAGCAAGATGAATGGCAATGACGATATGGATGAAGAGCTCAAAGCGGCTATTGCAGCTTCATTGGAAGACTTCCAGGGTTCTGCACACTCACGCGATCCTACTTCTTCCAAGAAACATAATGTCGTCGATCTGACTGCAGACTCGGACGACGGAGATGAAGTAGAAGAAATCTTTCCAAAGTCTCGGTCTGTGATTGGGTCAGAGACCGAGGATGGGGATGACTATGATGAAGACTTGGAGAGAGCGATACAGATTTCCATGCAGGGTGCGCCGGAGAAGGTCGAGAAAAGTGATGGGAATGAAATTGTCCAGATGTCGACGCAGAAGGAAGACTCGCCGAAGCCAATTTCTGTCAAGAATGACAAGAAACCGTCTCCTCAAGCTCAGAAGGAAGAACAGCCCACGCAAGAACAGAAGCCATCCTTTCCGGGAATACTAGGCCTAGACcgaaagaaaatggaagaagaacGGCTTGCTCGTCTTATGAAGAGAAAAATAGATACCTCGCCGGATCGGCGTGAAGCAAAGCAGTCGCGAACAGAGTCTCCAAAGGGCAAGAGAGCAGGTATTAAGAGTCCTCACAAATCGCCTACTCCCAAACCAGAACCTCGCAAGGAGCAACCTAAGGCCAGAAGTGTTGACACCCCAACGTCCACACCCTCCGTCCAGTTCCCTGCCGGCGTGATCAAGAAAACGTGGAACGCCAATGCTCGGAGGATAGGCAACGATATCAAAATCAACGAGGTGTTTCAGGCGTCAGATTTGGAGTTGGCCGTTTTGAGCTCGTTTATGTGGGATATGGATTGGTTGTTTTCGAACCTTGACACGAAAAAGACGCGCTTTCTACTGATTATGCAGGCCAAAGAAGAGTCGACGGTTGGACACCTACATCTGACACGCTGGAACTTGCTAACGGTGAAATAGAGACGCCAATACGAAGCCGAAACGGCTATGATGCCAAATTTGCGGTTGTGTTTCCCCTCTATGGAAGGGCAGGTAAACTGCATGCATTCAAAGCTCATGTTACTCTTTCATCCTGGATATGTCCGCATAGTCATCCCAACTGCGAATCTCACATCTTTTGACTGGGGACACGATGGAACAATGGAAAATGTAAGCCACTTACAGGTCTTCTCAAGTTCGTTGTTAACAAAGTAGTCCGTCTTCCTAATCGACCTTCCCAAAAAAACCGGCGGCAACGAGGACACAAAGACGGCATTCTACGAAGAGCTAGTCTATTTTCTCAAGGCTAGCGCTCTGCATGACAATATCATCGCCAAGCTTGATACTTTTGACTTTAGCCGGACAGCCAAGTACGCTTTCGTGCATACTATGTAGGTCAAGCCCCTTCTGCCTAGGGCAATACTGACAATTGCAGCGGCGGATCGCATACGGGAGAGTCATGGCGACGAACAGGATACTGTGGACTCGGACGGGCCGTGAACTCGTTAGGATTGCGCACTTCGAGCCCGCTCAACATTGACTACGTGACTTCCTCCCTTGGATCTTTGAATGACGACTTTCTTCGATCCATCTACCTCGCTGCGCAAGGTACCTCCCTCTCAACCTCCTGCACAGGCATTAGTACTGATACAAACAGGCGATGACGGACTTACTGAATACACGGCGCGAGCCACCAAGTCTAAAACCACCCCCGACTCGAACCCCCACGAATGGAAAGACAACCGCCTCCGGGTATACTTCCCCTCCGAACAAACCGTGAAAGAAACATACGGCGGCCCCAACTCCGCTGGCACGATCTGTTTTCAATCAAGTTGGTTCAACGGCCCCAAGTTTCCGAGCAGTATACTCCGGGATTGTGCCAGTGCGAGGAAGGGTCTTTTGATGCATAACAAGGTCTCTACCTATTCCTCTGGTTTAAATGGTAAAATGCTAATGGATAAATGTAGATCATGTACGTACGGCCAGACGAGCGGATATCGCAACTCAATAGCAACACCACCAGCGGCGGCACATGTCCGGCATGGGCATACATCGGAAGTGCCAATCTATCAGAGAGTGCCTGGTACCTCCCCTTCCCACAACCCAATCAACCTATGATACTAACAAACGAAACAGGGGCCGCCTCGTCCAAGACCGCGCCAGCACGGTGAAATCCAATCCCAAACCGCCCAAACTCAACTGTCGGAACTGGGAGTGTGGAGTCATCGTTCCTGTTTCTGAGAATGAAAAAAGACCTGATGGGGATAGAGAGTGTGGCAGAATGTTAGATGTCTTCCGCAGCACAGTGCCTGTTCCTATGAGTGTTCCTGGGAAGAAGTATGAGGGCGATGGTAGATTGAAGCCGTGGTATTTTATGGAGGGTATGAATTCTCGGTACGGTGGGTTTTGACGGGTTGGACTCATGTACAATGTAATAGCATAGATAGTTAATTATCCATACACGGATTACTAAGGATAAGCATCCTCATTAACACAAGGCACAGTGGCATCTCCCTTGGGGAAAAAAATTCCAATATAAGTCACTTGTACTACTTTCCTTGACCATTTCCGCTGCTATCGCTATCCAAAAACAGAATACCTGCTGACAAGCCCTCCCCCCCCtccagaaaaaaaaaaaaacagatAACCCTTTCACGCATTCCAATGCCAGATTGCCTACATTCCATTCCACCCAATCCTCCGAATCCGATAAACCATCTGGTTGCCACATGTACATGTACTTGTAGGCACCTCCTCGCGTCTAACCCATGCATGTCAATACCTGGCTTATCTCGATGGACGACGAACACCCTATACCGTGGCGTTTTAACGCCAACCGCTTATCTTAACACTCCTAGCATGATTCTTCCCTGCACATAGACGGGATACCCTATCTGGGCGCTACAGTATGCTATTCTCTCGCTAACGACTTTCTAATCCCTGGATACGAGTACGGTGATCTGGAGGTCATTGCTTACGCAACGGAAGGATCGTGGCGTTGTGGCTTGGGTGGTAAGGAAGgggtgtacttgtacagtacCTGTACGGAGGAGGGACTGCATAAGCAGAGTGCTTGTACGCCGCGCAAATATGTATGGTGACCAAAGAGCAAAGTAATCGCATGAATGGGTAATAGGACATCCATCATGTCTGCATCGTACTCTGTATATGTACAGGGCCATACTGGTAACTGAGTAGATTGAACAACCGTCCCAAAGAATAAATCCATATACAGTGGAGTCTTCATACACCTGAAACAAAAAGCCTTACCTATCACATCTCACAATCAACACTCAACCACACGCCATCCCGCACATCAATCAATCGAACACACTCGCTTAAGTATATTGATATATCCCTGACACCGAGTACATATCTGCTATTACCGATTTGCGGCACGAACTCTGGTGTCAGTGTCAGCGAGCGACAAACTCaaacgaaaaagaaaaaagcaatATGAAGTGTATCGTTCCCTTAATGTATCTACTTAAGGTTTCCAGGAAGATTCAAACTTTCATACCCCATAATGTAAAGGGGAGAATAAGGTTAGTGACTTGTCAGATAACTGTATGTCATATGTTTATGTTATTTGGCGCGAACTGGATCTGCcatattgatatggataggGATGAGTGCATTATTGACTGCGGGTATAGGAGGGCCATGAAGTCGTGGGATGAGGACGGTGAAGCTCTCAGTAAAATCTGACTGACTATAGGACCATCCAGTACGGACCCCTCAATACTGTACTAGCTCGATGCCTTTTCCAATTTAAATAAAAAATCAGGCTGCCTCGTGCACCGAGTTAGAGTACGTACGACAGCACTTACGAAAGCGCGGTCAACCCGTATTCTCCGGCTGCACAGAGCAGGTTCCAACCAAGCATACCAATGCAGAGATGTTATTCATGCCACATGGTTCTAAACTCTATTCGGTGGTGGTACTCACTAGTACAGAGTATCTGCACTCCTATCACATACGGGGTCTCTAcactactctgtacggagtactgacTCTGGCCAATGCGCCAAGGACATTACCGATTGGAATGGTATTACCGAGAGTGGTAATGATAGCGAACGTGCCGGTGCCGTAGGTGCAATTCATGGTTGATTATCCTCCGGagtatattattattattattattaggGATGCATGGGTCATGAAAGGCAGACTTTACTCTGGAGGAGGCTGTAAAAGATGGAGATCACCGCGCCACTCCGGACTATCAGGACTAAAACGTGTTTGGTGCGGTTTGGCGAGAAACACATCCTGGAGGTCACTAGTCCGTGGACGTGGACTAATTTTCAGACATGGCGGGGCACCATGTGTGATTATCATCCACTGTGGTCAGTACTGTataagtacggagtacatagaCAAAGGTTTGTAGACTACTAAGGAGGTTGGAGGTCCATAACCGCGGTAAATTATGATCCTCCTCGTATTGGAAGCAACTCCTACCAGAAAAGGATTCCCGCATGCAACCCACGACCACCTGGCAAAAGATCGCCTGGATTGCGGTATTAACAACGCCACAGAGTAGTCCATACAGAGTACCGTATCAATAACCGTACCATCTGTGCGGTCTGATCTGCGCCTCGGAAAGTATCCAATCACGACAGCAGACGCACTGGCGATGAAGCCCAGGTCTCTGGGCCAAGCGGGGGAATGTCGGCGTGGTGGCCAGTGAGAGGTTTTTGTTTAGTGGAGTAGGAGTCCATGCGTAGACGCGCGCTCATTACCCTAGTCCCTAGTACCAGAGTACTGTGTTGATTAACTGTGTTGACTACTCCGGACTACTTGTAGTTATGTGAATAGGATAATCTGCAGATCCACCTCCTTGCTTGTTATGGCCCTCTCTGGGTGCATGGATTAGACGCGGCTTGACGTCTAGCACTTTTGAGTACAGACTCACTCCGGTCCTCCGTCCCGAATATCTCCGTTCAGGGTCTAGAATCCGTCCAGTCATGGCGACTGTTCTGGTGGATCGGTTGATCTAGCTGTATGGAATACTCAGTATCCTCGTATTACGGTAATACACTAGTTATGCACTAGTACACTAGCAGTGGCAATGGAGTTGGCACCCGAAGTGAACAACCGCGTCTACGGAGTTTACTTGGACGGAGCGAGGCGCTTGTTTCTGGTTCTCCGGATTATGATTATGGTGCTCTTGCCTTGGACTGGACAAGTGTACAATCAAATCAGGGGTCGGTGGCCGAATTGAGTTTGGTTAAGCACGCACCAACTGTTGCTCATCCACTTTGTCGGATCTGTTGTACGGAATACTACTTGTATTCCGTACATAGtagtatgtactctgtatgtttGATAATGCCTCTCGTAGTCTGTATTCACTGAGGATCCCGTATTCTTATCAGCATTCACAGTGTCAGTTGAGCTACTCCATACATACAAAAACACTTGTACTCCGTCCTCTACAGAATACTCTGAATAGTTGGATCTGCTGAGGATCTCCCGCGAAGGTTTATCAGTCCTAAGCTCAAGGAACGGTCCCTTAACATTAACCTGGCAACTTAATCTTACACTCAGTATTCAATATTCTGTACTTGTATTATAAAACGaacggaccagtggaagaTCTACAGATACGGAGACACGCGGATGCGCACTGTCCTCTCCCCTGACATCAGGTATTACGGTATTGTACCAGTAGACGCCAATCAGGATTTGAGCAACTTGACTGGATGATGGACCTTTATTGATGATAGCAATAACACATCGTACGGTACGAGTATTCTGTATGGTTCGCTGCAgagtaataataataataataataataatcccGCGGATTTCCACAAGTTGGCacacagagtacagagtacaagtacCAATCGAGAATTAGCGTATTATTCGTACATGAATGCACGTACATGGTCAGTCAGGTGATCCATGGTTGGTTGGTCAGATGGCCCCACTTAGTCAGCCCCTC
This sequence is a window from Aspergillus chevalieri M1 DNA, chromosome 5, nearly complete sequence. Protein-coding genes within it:
- the ECM16 gene encoding ATP-dependent RNA helicase ECM16 (BUSCO:EOG092610VI;~COG:A;~EggNog:ENOG410PFRV;~InterPro:IPR011709,IPR027417,IPR007502,IPR014001, IPR001650,IPR011545,IPR002464;~PFAM:PF04408,PF00270,PF07717,PF00271;~TransMembrane:1 (i866-884o);~go_function: GO:0003676 - nucleic acid binding [Evidence IEA];~go_function: GO:0004386 - helicase activity [Evidence IEA];~go_function: GO:0005524 - ATP binding [Evidence IEA]), translating into MPKFVPRQRKQKHRQKEAAKAAPVDTNVSEIQPASKSEREARRQNLREELRSQHEHVSAKKQKRLDKYIENKLKKEENLELLKKLAQQKVDTSSLRSSREIGKRKRQDDSTAKSLETTNETPAQHAQHDLSGDETDESDLKLKAGPTMETKVENESKPQEPAVIGSGLKRPLEVGPDGFPLLKKRKRAPKAKAAATVEEVPWEGFDSDEEEDSDDKENESDVSEGESEDEASEDELEDDEEDSDEDEDEEEDSDSGSDAPPRRSAFKAWAQQVINETVGFTPTTGPVEVPEVPQAFEPPRKEAKNTVEMEEPLPAELQVTKGDPNRKAFSVQVDRSEDIQNARLGLPVVGEEQKIMEAIHNNPAIVIWGATGSGKTTQLPQFLFEAGYGNPDSPNPGMIGVTQPRRVAAVSMAKRVGDELGQYSKQVSYQIRFESTASSKTAIKFMTDGILLREIAEDFALLKYSIIVIDEAHERSVNTDILIGMISRIVDLRKTMMQEDPSVKPLKLVVMSATLRISDFMQNPSLFRHGAPPLVQAEGRQYPVTVHFARRTHRDYLEEAYRKVSRGHRKLPPGGMLVFLTGQNEIRHLSKRLKQAFKPTQRGEVAQAKVQISANDAPIEAEDMELGATEMAAPGNMEDDDSDLEITGLDDDPEEDEDFNLGEEAMDASTKVHVLPLYSQLPTKEQLKVFETPPEGSRLIVLATNVAETSLTIPGIKYVFDCGRAKEKQYDLSTGVQRFQIDWISKASANQRAGRAGRTGPGHCYRLYSSAVYEGEFAEYTDPEILRTPIEGVVLQMKSMGLHNVINFPFPTPPSRQGLAKAEKLLKNLGALSASGQITPIGHRLSTYPLSPRFSKMLHIGHQHGCMPYVIALVAALAVGDLFVPQNQIDPPSSKKEDDKDDDDDDDGEKKRKKVYTNQDRLEDTAREQRHKDFSRVHRLFSKHDDLSDSLKYLSAICAYGYASDGDAFAEQMFLRAKAFKEATQLRSQLTDIARNNNPGIVPAYTPRLPEPSDKQIKALKQIVTAGFIDNVAIRADLAPVPPEMNRTPKRAIDVPYLTLFKSREGPATELEEKAVYVHPTSILASLSPKEMPQYVIYSHLQQSAPSLVSADQTPKVRMYPLVAPSGLQLAAIAHGTPLLEYGKPIGKIELLEGSLPPRRACWVVPSLVGEAGGMGWPLPAKKVIQKKDPKGGWVIEKFST
- a CDS encoding uncharacterized protein (COG:S;~EggNog:ENOG410PQQ7;~InterPro:IPR018788;~PFAM:PF10178), translated to MSTAMSDPFDLSQLQQPLHLPFPATTKQAAGKVNGVQTEVVYIEFADKILVTISQRGRLAHWLHVPLENHNPGTEGFHMIPDSSEDSLLPISNLTATSVLGGRVPGQETIGQLYARQIASAIVTKSPDEKRLLVVGLGLDTAEADRDIFFGIIELVLQCV
- a CDS encoding uncharacterized protein (COG:S;~EggNog:ENOG410PFY1;~InterPro:IPR010347,IPR027415,IPR003903;~PFAM:PF06087;~go_component: GO:0005634 - nucleus [Evidence IEA];~go_function: GO:0008081 - phosphoric diester hydrolase activity [Evidence IEA];~go_process: GO:0006281 - DNA repair [Evidence IEA]), producing MNGNDDMDEELKAAIAASLEDFQGSAHSRDPTSSKKHNVVDLTADSDDGDEVEEIFPKSRSVIGSETEDGDDYDEDLERAIQISMQGAPEKVEKSDGNEIVQMSTQKEDSPKPISVKNDKKPSPQAQKEEQPTQEQKPSFPGILGLDRKKMEEERLARLMKRKIDTSPDRREAKQSRTESPKGKRAGIKSPHKSPTPKPEPRKEQPKARSVDTPTSTPSVQFPAGVIKKTWNANARRIGNDIKINEVFQASDLELAVLSSFMWDMDWLFSNLDTKKTRFLLIMQAKEESTRRQYEAETAMMPNLRLCFPSMEGQVNCMHSKLMLLFHPGYVRIVIPTANLTSFDWGHDGTMENSVFLIDLPKKTGGNEDTKTAFYEELVYFLKASALHDNIIAKLDTFDFSRTAKYAFVHTIGGSHTGESWRRTGYCGLGRAVNSLGLRTSSPLNIDYVTSSLGSLNDDFLRSIYLAAQGDDGLTEYTARATKSKTTPDSNPHEWKDNRLRVYFPSEQTVKETYGGPNSAGTICFQSSWFNGPKFPSSILRDCASARKGLLMHNKIMYVRPDERISQLNSNTTSGGTCPAWAYIGSANLSESAWGRLVQDRASTVKSNPKPPKLNCRNWECGVIVPVSENEKRPDGDRECGRMLDVFRSTVPVPMSVPGKKYEGDGRLKPWYFMEGMNSRYGGF